One Nocardia iowensis DNA window includes the following coding sequences:
- a CDS encoding amino acid permease, translating to MAIREPDDATEQVAARWGGLFRTKSVEQSIRDTDEPDSKLRKDLTAWDLTVFGVAVVIGAGIFTLTARTAGDVAGPSVSLAFVFAAIACGLTALCYAEFASTVPVAGSAYTFSYATFGELVAWIIGWDLILEFALATSVVAKGWSQYLGEVMGSTPVVHIGSLSFDWGAVLLIAVLGVLLATGTKVSSRVSAVAVAIKLAVIALVLIVGVTYFKSENLTPYIPPSQPGEEGDGLRQSLFSFLTGAGHSSFGWYGLLAAASLVFFAFIGFDVVATTAEETKNPQKAVPRGILGSLLIVTILYVAVSLVLTGMVPYTDLSGGNATLATAFAIHGDTWVKNIISIGALAGLTTVVMVMFLGQTRVLFAMSRDGLMPRKLAHTGKHGTPVRITAIVGVVCALLAGFVDFGTLEEMVNIGTLFAFVLVSIGVLILRRTRPDLPRGFRVPLVPLIPILAVLSCLWLMLNLSVETWLRFLVWMAMGFVIYFAYSRRHSLLRTTPLE from the coding sequence GTGGCGATCCGCGAGCCGGACGACGCGACGGAACAGGTGGCTGCTCGATGGGGCGGATTGTTCCGCACCAAATCCGTCGAACAGTCGATCCGAGACACCGACGAGCCGGATTCGAAACTCCGCAAGGACCTGACCGCGTGGGACCTCACGGTCTTCGGCGTCGCGGTGGTGATCGGCGCGGGCATCTTCACGCTCACCGCGCGGACCGCGGGCGACGTCGCCGGACCGTCGGTCTCGCTGGCGTTCGTCTTCGCCGCGATCGCCTGCGGACTGACCGCGCTCTGTTACGCGGAGTTCGCGTCGACGGTCCCGGTGGCGGGCAGCGCGTACACGTTCTCCTACGCCACCTTCGGTGAACTCGTCGCCTGGATCATCGGCTGGGACCTGATCCTGGAATTCGCGCTCGCCACCTCGGTCGTGGCCAAGGGCTGGTCGCAGTACCTCGGTGAGGTGATGGGCTCGACGCCGGTCGTGCACATCGGCTCGCTGTCCTTCGACTGGGGCGCGGTGCTGCTCATCGCAGTTCTGGGCGTATTGCTCGCGACCGGCACCAAGGTGTCCTCGCGGGTGTCCGCGGTGGCGGTGGCCATCAAGCTGGCCGTGATCGCGCTCGTGCTGATCGTCGGTGTCACCTACTTCAAGTCGGAGAACCTGACGCCCTACATTCCGCCGTCGCAGCCGGGGGAGGAGGGCGACGGGCTGCGCCAGTCGCTGTTCTCCTTCCTGACCGGCGCCGGGCACAGCAGCTTCGGCTGGTACGGCCTGCTCGCCGCGGCCAGCCTGGTGTTCTTCGCGTTCATCGGCTTCGACGTCGTCGCGACCACCGCCGAGGAGACCAAGAACCCGCAGAAGGCGGTGCCGCGCGGCATCCTCGGCTCGCTGCTCATCGTCACCATCCTGTACGTCGCGGTGTCGCTCGTCCTCACCGGCATGGTGCCCTACACCGACCTCTCCGGTGGAAATGCCACGCTGGCAACGGCTTTCGCGATTCACGGGGACACCTGGGTGAAGAACATCATCTCGATCGGCGCGCTCGCCGGGCTCACCACGGTGGTCATGGTGATGTTCCTCGGCCAGACCCGGGTGCTGTTCGCGATGTCGCGCGACGGGCTGATGCCGCGCAAGCTCGCGCACACCGGCAAGCACGGCACGCCGGTGCGGATCACCGCCATCGTCGGCGTCGTCTGCGCCCTGCTGGCCGGCTTCGTCGACTTCGGCACGCTCGAGGAAATGGTCAACATCGGCACGCTGTTCGCGTTCGTGCTGGTCTCGATCGGCGTGCTGATCCTGCGCCGCACCCGTCCCGACCTGCCTCGCGGCTTCCGCGTCCCGCTGGTTCCGCTGATCCCGATCCTCGCGGTCCTCTCCTGCCTCTGGCTGATGCTGAATCTGTCGGTGGAGACCTGGCTCCGCTTCCTGGTCTGGATGGCCATGGGCTTCGTCATCTACTTCGCCTACAGCCGCCGCCACTCGCTGCTGCGCACCACACCCCTGGAGTAA